From Deltaproteobacteria bacterium HGW-Deltaproteobacteria-4:
GCTCGGACATCAGCGCCATCTCGACATCTTCCCCGATTTCAGTGGTGAAAAGCGCGAGTTGCCAGGCCTCCCCGAAGTGTTGGAGTTCCTGCGCAGCAGTGAACAACGTGTCGTCATCCTTGCCTCCGGTGACCCCAATTTTTTCGGTATTGCCCGCTTTCTCCTCCGTAATCTCCCCAAGGAGCGGATCGAAATCCTCCCCAACGTCACCAGTGTCCAGTACGCCTTTGCCCAGATCAAAGAGCCCTGGGATGACGCCATCTTTGTCTCGGTCCATGGTCGCGGTCTCAAGGGGACGATCGACCGCATCGTTGCCGCCGAGAAAGCCGCCGTCCTCACTGACGAAAAAAATACTCCGGCCGTGATCGCTGCCGAACTCCTCGCCCGCGGCGCCGAAGGTTATGTTGTCTGGCTCTGCGAAAGCCTCGGTCTAACGGACGAAAAGTTCACCCGCACCGACGTCAAGGGATTGCTGGAACTGCCCGCGGCCCCCCTCAATATCGTCATATTCATCAAGGTCTGGGAGCCGACGTTACAGCAATATCCGCTGCTCGGTATCCATGATGACGAATTCGCCTCGGTGAAAAAGCTCATTACCAAGCAGGAAGTTC
This genomic window contains:
- a CDS encoding cobalamin biosynthesis bifunctional protein CbiET, giving the protein MAQQQIYLVGAGITGWEGFGSKAREVIAAADLLLGHQRHLDIFPDFSGEKRELPGLPEVLEFLRSSEQRVVILASGDPNFFGIARFLLRNLPKERIEILPNVTSVQYAFAQIKEPWDDAIFVSVHGRGLKGTIDRIVAAEKAAVLTDEKNTPAVIAAELLARGAEGYVVWLCESLGLTDEKFTRTDVKGLLELPAAPLNIVIFIKVWEPTLQQYPLLGIHDDEFASVKKLITKQEVRAVTLAKLALQDDLVLWDIGAGSGSVSIEASNLLPNGKLFAIEKNPEALIHLRDNLKKFVARNVQLIEAYAPEGIEGLPDPDRVFIGGSGGNLEEIINFIDKRLKAEGVIVLNAVTLDTLTKAVEFFEDHGYLLEIVCINVARTRNLTEYRMFEAQNPVYIITAKKEN